One Acetobacterium sp. KB-1 DNA segment encodes these proteins:
- a CDS encoding DUF4315 family protein, which translates to MARTKSITSIETEITRINSELTKLQEKQEALSDRLLELQKQKKEHEAKQVMEAFQKSGKSLQELMTFLDV; encoded by the coding sequence ATGGCGCGGACGAAATCGATAACTTCGATTGAAACTGAAATTACAAGAATAAATAGTGAGCTAACAAAACTTCAAGAAAAACAGGAGGCTCTATCGGACAGATTGTTGGAACTTCAAAAGCAAAAGAAGGAACACGAGGCCAAACAAGTAATGGAGGCTTTCCAAAAAAGTGGCAAAAGCTTGCAGGAGCTGATGACATTTTTAGATGTCTGA
- the istB gene encoding IS21-like element helper ATPase IstB: MVTHHLKEAFDRLNLTHMAAVYDHHAEEASKDSISYLEFLDKLLWAEIDAKRERTTTTNLKLAKFPYIKAIDSFDFDFQPSANQRKVNELKTLAFVERSENVVFLGPPGVGKTHLAVGLAVCAIKSGYTAYFLSAHELISMIQENIVSGRIHRKLKTLNKPNILIIDEVGYAAMDDEVAHYFFQIVSNRYEKGSIILTSNKSYGSWGDVFGNNVVATAILDRLLHHSTTINIKGDSYRIREKKKAGFYDVSLYENESNDANG; this comes from the coding sequence ATGGTAACCCATCACCTGAAGGAAGCTTTTGATCGTCTGAATCTCACGCATATGGCCGCCGTTTATGACCACCATGCTGAAGAAGCTTCCAAGGATAGTATATCCTATTTGGAGTTTCTGGACAAGCTGCTTTGGGCAGAAATTGATGCAAAAAGAGAACGGACAACTACGACGAACTTGAAACTTGCAAAATTTCCCTATATCAAGGCCATCGATTCATTTGACTTTGATTTCCAGCCCAGTGCCAATCAGCGTAAGGTAAATGAACTGAAAACGCTCGCCTTTGTGGAACGTTCCGAAAATGTCGTGTTTTTGGGCCCGCCCGGCGTTGGCAAAACTCATCTGGCCGTAGGTCTGGCGGTTTGTGCGATCAAAAGTGGCTATACTGCTTATTTTCTCAGTGCACATGAACTGATTTCAATGATTCAGGAAAATATTGTTTCCGGGCGCATTCATCGCAAACTTAAAACACTGAATAAACCCAATATCCTGATTATTGATGAAGTTGGCTATGCGGCCATGGATGATGAAGTGGCTCATTACTTTTTTCAGATTGTTTCCAATCGCTATGAAAAAGGCTCAATCATTCTGACTTCCAACAAGTCCTACGGTAGTTGGGGTGATGTGTTCGGAAATAATGTCGTTGCAACGGCGATCCTGGATCGACTGCTGCATCATTCCACAACGATCAATATCAAAGGTGACAGCTATCGGATTAGGGAAAAGAAAAAGGCTGGCTTTTATGATGTCAGCCTATATGAAAACGAATCGAACGATGCTAATGGGTAA
- the istA gene encoding IS21 family transposase gives MITIEEYYMIKCLKNKGMSIMQISREMGVDRKTVSNWLKHNEPPAYRKRQFRQGKLDPFKDYILERMNEGCVNAAVIFDEIAADGYQGKMTILREFMKPYREKVLAKASIRYETPPGKQAQVDWGEFVVTMPDGKLKKLYAFIMVLGHSRNYYLEFTESSKFDTLIGCHERAFAYFGGVTESILYDNMKTVVAHSHKTGNDKWNQRFLRFAEHHHFIPVRHRPYLPRSKGKVERGVRYVRGNFWPRVKSFSDLTDLNEQARLWLDTKCNVRLHQTIHKIPRDRLKEEQLKPVNTEPFLSVDLVSRKVMNDCMISYQSNYFSVPFRFVGHRVGVRDLRNGTIEIYDETGALIEGYRKPAQKHQVQKMKKHFEGLNSQNHKAKARKAPLMIPDQSPKVHQRPLAVYDSLVSEVTIW, from the coding sequence ATGATTACAATTGAGGAGTATTACATGATCAAATGTTTAAAGAACAAGGGAATGTCAATCATGCAGATTTCCAGAGAAATGGGTGTTGATCGAAAAACGGTCAGCAACTGGCTTAAGCACAACGAACCGCCAGCATATCGGAAACGTCAGTTTCGGCAAGGAAAGCTTGATCCGTTTAAAGATTATATCCTGGAACGAATGAATGAAGGCTGTGTCAATGCCGCTGTGATTTTTGATGAAATTGCAGCCGACGGGTACCAGGGGAAAATGACGATTCTTCGGGAATTCATGAAACCATATCGCGAAAAAGTGTTAGCCAAAGCATCAATCCGCTATGAAACGCCCCCTGGCAAACAGGCCCAGGTTGACTGGGGAGAATTCGTTGTCACGATGCCCGATGGAAAGCTCAAAAAATTGTATGCCTTCATCATGGTTTTAGGGCATTCCAGAAATTATTATCTTGAGTTTACGGAGAGTTCGAAATTTGACACATTAATCGGTTGCCATGAACGGGCATTTGCCTATTTTGGTGGTGTAACAGAGAGCATTCTGTATGACAATATGAAAACTGTTGTTGCCCACAGTCACAAAACCGGCAACGATAAATGGAATCAGCGGTTTTTGCGATTTGCCGAGCATCACCATTTTATTCCGGTTCGGCATCGGCCTTATCTGCCCCGTTCCAAGGGCAAGGTGGAACGCGGGGTCCGATATGTACGCGGCAACTTCTGGCCCAGAGTCAAAAGCTTTTCCGATCTAACTGACCTCAATGAACAGGCTCGACTCTGGCTGGATACGAAATGTAACGTCAGGCTTCATCAGACAATTCACAAAATTCCCCGTGATAGACTGAAGGAAGAACAGCTGAAACCCGTTAATACCGAACCGTTTCTTTCTGTGGATCTGGTCAGCAGGAAGGTCATGAATGATTGTATGATCAGTTATCAGTCCAATTATTTTTCCGTTCCCTTCCGCTTTGTTGGTCACCGTGTCGGTGTGCGGGATCTGAGAAATGGAACGATTGAAATCTATGATGAAACTGGTGCTTTGATTGAAGGTTACCGGAAACCGGCTCAAAAACATCAGGTTCAAAAAATGAAAAAGCACTTTGAAGGATTGAACAGTCAAAACCATAAAGCCAAAGCCCGCAAAGCACCGCTTATGATTCCAGATCAATCGCCCAAAGTGCATCAAAGACCGCTCGCAGTCTATGATTCTTTAGTCAGTGAGGTGACCATATGGTAA
- a CDS encoding transposase, which translates to MYYDYTVKIPLVRGKIITKKKGDSTYVLFQYGQQYNVEKKYAIPQRTIIGKIHSDNHDVMYPNEKFQDYFPEVTLPEELPDSYRSCALKIGSYAVIQKVLQEYKLENLLNTWFPKDCGLLLDLMAYLIVDEENAGQYYPDFAFNHPLFSEGMRIYSDSKVSRFLKSVTREQIIGFLNDWNKKRDHKQCIYISYDSTNKNCQAGDIDLIEYGKAKDEKGLPVFNLALAFDKTNRVPLFYEEYPGSITDVSQFEYMVDKVKEYNYKSVGFILDRGYFSKANIKYMEDNGYSFIIMVKGRKNLVSELITANRNTFETDRECAIRSYRVYGKTVLAKLYEDDNTLRYFHLYFNPSKQAAEREQLEQLIERLGLYLEKHIGKDITLGNVYHEYFDLRYNNKHALVSYTEKKDVVRKKLEQCGYFCIITSTEMTVSQALIHYKGRDISEKLFSTDKSFIGSKSNRVHTSESLSAKLFIEFIALIVRNRIYNLLKETMLRLDTKPNYMTVPAALRELEKIEMVRRSKDHYRLDHAVTKRQKVILSSFGMDENNIRDIASGIGNLLSKNQSLMTNTDSQNEEEYDDGADEIDNFD; encoded by the coding sequence CAACTTATGTCCTTTTTCAATACGGCCAACAATACAATGTCGAAAAGAAATATGCCATACCCCAACGTACCATCATCGGAAAGATTCATTCAGATAATCATGATGTCATGTATCCGAACGAGAAATTTCAAGATTACTTTCCGGAGGTTACCCTTCCAGAAGAACTGCCGGATTCTTATCGAAGCTGCGCTTTGAAGATTGGTTCATATGCGGTAATCCAAAAGGTTCTCCAAGAATATAAGTTAGAGAATCTTCTGAATACATGGTTTCCAAAAGACTGTGGATTACTACTCGATCTAATGGCATATCTGATTGTTGATGAAGAAAATGCAGGCCAGTACTATCCTGATTTTGCATTTAACCACCCACTGTTTTCGGAGGGAATGAGGATATACAGCGATTCAAAAGTAAGCCGGTTCCTTAAATCAGTTACTCGGGAACAGATTATTGGCTTCCTAAATGACTGGAACAAAAAACGTGATCATAAACAATGCATTTACATTTCGTATGATTCAACAAACAAGAACTGCCAAGCCGGTGATATTGATCTTATAGAATACGGCAAAGCGAAGGATGAAAAAGGACTTCCAGTGTTTAATCTTGCATTAGCATTTGATAAGACCAACCGAGTTCCGCTATTTTATGAGGAATATCCAGGTTCAATAACCGATGTTTCCCAGTTTGAGTATATGGTAGACAAGGTGAAAGAGTACAATTATAAATCGGTCGGTTTTATTCTGGACAGAGGATATTTCAGCAAAGCCAATATAAAATACATGGAAGATAATGGTTACTCCTTCATCATCATGGTTAAAGGCCGTAAAAATCTCGTATCTGAGCTGATAACAGCGAACCGAAATACATTTGAAACTGATCGTGAGTGTGCTATCCGTTCATACAGAGTTTATGGAAAAACAGTTTTAGCTAAGTTGTATGAGGACGATAATACTCTTAGATATTTCCATTTATACTTCAACCCTTCCAAACAGGCTGCTGAGAGAGAACAGCTGGAGCAACTGATTGAAAGACTTGGATTGTATTTGGAAAAACATATTGGAAAAGATATCACACTTGGGAACGTATATCACGAATATTTTGACCTTCGCTATAACAACAAGCATGCGCTTGTCTCGTATACAGAAAAAAAGGATGTCGTTCGGAAAAAGTTGGAGCAATGCGGTTATTTCTGCATTATCACCTCTACTGAAATGACTGTATCACAGGCACTTATCCATTACAAAGGTCGGGATATCTCTGAAAAACTATTCAGCACGGACAAATCGTTTATTGGGTCTAAAAGCAACCGGGTTCACACTTCCGAATCATTGTCTGCAAAGCTGTTTATCGAATTTATTGCACTGATTGTCCGTAACAGAATCTACAACCTCTTGAAGGAAACGATGCTTCGATTAGATACAAAACCGAATTATATGACGGTGCCTGCGGCGCTTCGCGAACTGGAAAAAATCGAAATGGTTAGACGGAGTAAAGACCATTATCGGCTTGATCACGCCGTAACCAAACGGCAGAAGGTTATTCTAAGTTCATTCGGCATGGACGAGAATAATATTCGTGATATTGCAAGCGGAATCGGCAATCTATTGTCGAAGAACCAGTCGCTGATGACAAATACAGATAGCCAGAATGAGGAGGAATACGACGATGGCGCGGACGAAATCGATAACTTCGATTGA